From one Bacteroides fragilis NCTC 9343 genomic stretch:
- a CDS encoding TlpA family protein disulfide reductase, with the protein MKSKLLFLLLLLGSSYITAQTVIENPPFETRQGSIHTISKIELSPTETRLTIRTVFRPQWWTSLDSLTYIYAPESKKQLYPLRIEGRKFGEQVTTPASGIIEDDCVITYPPLPEGTTRIDWMDDNLNSETNTYGILLVKPQETKEQASLRKIHGNWQQADAQNGWDIGIYDSLAIMDNRFWKYDLCRKQGKKFKLNLKDETGEQCLLEITQEKDGNLCIGKNGGKANKYIRAGRPQRNYAATTAATAPQTAFFRKDTVHIRGFLDGYSPKLGFTTVLIYTDNHITNEGTPAVVTIHPDGRFESDFVVNYPGVHHLSMGNNWMTFYIRPGETLMLYINWEDHLDYLRQRRLKPMLTETLYMGPSSSINQELMPCEPLFSKDYHIIQNACKTLTPSEFKTQQEPMYKLWMHRVDSLEQSKTLQPEAMQMLKNDVMINYGAWLLEFILMRDMDARKDTTNTILKIKETPDYYDFLKAMPLNDVRSIGCNNFSTFINRIEFMNPFLPASWQIKNGTDDRMEKYAESWRKKKEILQDTTGMPFPVVGELILTRSYPFLAKTLENEKKAFALLDTLKGYLHDPFLVAEAERMYRQVYPVQGNKPQELPAGKGTDIIRKLTAPYLGKFVIIDFWATSCGPCRASIEQHADLRKDYRNSPDIKFIFVTSNQDSPEKAYENYVEKHLKEETIFRLPQSDYNYLRELFHFNGIPRYVLLDRDGKLLDENFPMYNIELFLKESKIRKE; encoded by the coding sequence ATGAAAAGCAAACTACTCTTCTTACTGCTACTTTTGGGAAGCAGCTACATCACAGCACAGACAGTGATTGAAAATCCCCCTTTCGAAACACGTCAGGGAAGTATACACACCATCTCGAAAATAGAACTCTCGCCAACAGAAACCCGACTGACGATACGGACTGTGTTCCGCCCGCAATGGTGGACCAGTCTGGACAGCCTGACTTACATTTACGCTCCCGAAAGCAAAAAGCAACTGTATCCCCTGCGCATAGAAGGACGTAAATTTGGCGAACAGGTGACGACTCCCGCCTCCGGTATCATAGAGGACGATTGTGTCATCACCTATCCTCCCTTGCCCGAAGGCACTACCCGGATAGACTGGATGGACGACAACCTGAATTCGGAAACCAATACTTACGGCATCTTGCTGGTGAAACCTCAGGAAACCAAAGAACAGGCCTCCCTCCGCAAGATTCACGGCAACTGGCAGCAAGCCGATGCCCAAAACGGATGGGACATCGGAATTTATGATTCACTAGCCATTATGGACAACCGTTTCTGGAAATATGATCTTTGCCGGAAACAGGGAAAAAAATTCAAACTGAACTTAAAAGACGAAACAGGCGAACAGTGCCTGCTTGAAATAACACAGGAAAAAGACGGCAACCTATGTATCGGAAAAAACGGGGGAAAAGCCAATAAGTATATCCGTGCCGGGCGTCCACAAAGAAATTATGCGGCAACAACAGCAGCCACAGCCCCACAAACAGCCTTCTTCCGGAAAGACACGGTTCACATACGCGGATTCCTGGATGGCTACAGTCCCAAACTGGGATTCACTACCGTACTGATTTATACGGACAATCACATAACTAATGAAGGCACTCCCGCCGTAGTCACCATCCATCCGGACGGACGCTTTGAATCGGACTTCGTCGTCAATTATCCCGGAGTACATCACCTCTCTATGGGCAACAACTGGATGACGTTCTATATCAGGCCGGGCGAGACACTGATGCTTTATATCAATTGGGAAGACCATCTGGACTATCTACGCCAGAGGAGACTGAAACCTATGTTGACAGAAACTCTGTACATGGGACCTTCAAGCAGCATAAATCAGGAACTGATGCCTTGTGAACCGCTGTTCTCAAAAGACTATCACATCATACAGAATGCATGCAAAACGCTGACACCCTCTGAATTCAAAACACAGCAGGAACCGATGTACAAGTTGTGGATGCATCGGGTCGACTCGCTGGAGCAATCGAAAACACTACAACCCGAAGCGATGCAAATGCTGAAGAACGATGTGATGATAAATTACGGCGCCTGGCTCTTGGAGTTTATCCTGATGAGAGACATGGATGCCCGTAAAGATACGACCAACACGATATTGAAAATAAAGGAAACCCCGGACTATTATGACTTCCTGAAAGCAATGCCGTTGAATGATGTCCGCAGCATCGGTTGCAACAACTTCTCCACCTTTATCAACCGCATTGAATTTATGAACCCTTTTCTCCCGGCAAGCTGGCAAATAAAGAATGGGACGGACGATCGGATGGAGAAATATGCAGAAAGCTGGAGGAAAAAAAAGGAGATATTGCAGGACACAACAGGAATGCCCTTCCCGGTAGTCGGCGAACTTATCCTGACACGTTCCTATCCGTTCCTAGCCAAAACACTTGAGAACGAGAAGAAGGCTTTTGCCCTGCTGGACACACTGAAGGGATATCTGCACGACCCATTCCTGGTAGCAGAAGCCGAACGTATGTACCGTCAGGTTTATCCCGTACAGGGGAACAAGCCACAAGAACTTCCGGCAGGAAAAGGTACGGACATTATCCGTAAACTGACAGCACCTTATCTGGGAAAATTTGTAATTATCGACTTTTGGGCAACGTCTTGCGGTCCTTGCCGTGCCAGCATCGAACAACATGCTGATTTGAGAAAAGACTACCGCAACAGTCCCGATATCAAGTTTATCTTTGTCACCAGTAATCAGGACTCACCTGAAAAAGCTTACGAAAACTATGTGGAGAAGCATCTGAAAGAGGAAACCATCTTCCGCCTTCCACAAAGCGACTATAACTATCTGAGGGAACTATTCCATTTCAATGGCATTCCCCGTTACGTATTGTTGGATCGGGACGGCAAATTGCTGGACGAGAACTTCCCGATGTATAATATCGAACTGTTCCTGAAAGAATCTAAGATAAGGAAGGAATAA
- a CDS encoding threonine aldolase family protein, producing the protein MRSFASDNNSGVHPAIMEALTRANRDHALGYGDDLWTEEAVRKIKETFVADCEPLFVFNGTGSNVIALQLMTRPYNSILCAETAHIYVDECGSPVKMTGCQIRPIATPDGKLTPQLITPYLHGFADQHHSQPGAIYLSECTELGTIYTPDELKAITSLAHQYGMWVHMDGARIANACASLGLSLRALTVDCGIDVLSFGGTKNGLMMGECVIVFDDSLKSEARFIRKQSAQLASKMRYLSCQFTAYLTDELWLKNATHANAMAKRLADALEQVPGVRFTQKVESNQLFLTMPRAETDRMLQTYFFYFWNEEADEIRLVTSFDTTEEDIDTFIRILKN; encoded by the coding sequence ATGAGAAGTTTTGCCTCTGATAATAATTCGGGTGTGCATCCTGCCATTATGGAAGCCCTGACACGGGCTAACCGGGATCATGCCTTGGGCTATGGCGACGATTTGTGGACAGAAGAAGCTGTCCGGAAAATTAAAGAAACGTTTGTAGCCGATTGTGAGCCACTGTTTGTTTTCAATGGAACAGGCAGCAATGTCATTGCCCTGCAATTGATGACTCGTCCTTACAACTCTATCCTTTGTGCCGAAACTGCGCACATTTATGTGGATGAATGTGGCTCTCCGGTGAAGATGACCGGTTGTCAGATCCGTCCTATCGCCACTCCCGACGGAAAACTGACTCCGCAACTGATCACACCCTATCTGCATGGCTTTGCCGACCAGCATCATTCCCAGCCGGGGGCCATTTATCTTTCGGAATGTACGGAACTGGGTACTATTTATACACCCGACGAATTGAAAGCCATCACTTCGTTGGCCCATCAATACGGTATGTGGGTACATATGGACGGTGCGCGCATCGCCAATGCTTGTGCTTCGCTGGGGCTTTCATTGCGAGCGCTGACTGTGGATTGTGGTATCGATGTGCTTAGTTTCGGTGGAACCAAGAACGGGCTGATGATGGGAGAGTGTGTGATCGTATTCGATGATTCGTTGAAGTCGGAAGCGCGTTTCATACGCAAGCAATCGGCTCAGTTGGCATCCAAAATGCGTTATCTATCCTGTCAGTTCACTGCCTATCTGACAGACGAACTGTGGCTGAAAAACGCAACCCATGCCAATGCTATGGCAAAGCGTCTTGCCGATGCCCTGGAACAGGTTCCCGGCGTACGTTTCACTCAGAAGGTGGAAAGCAACCAGTTGTTCCTGACTATGCCCCGTGCCGAAACAGATCGCATGCTGCAAACTTATTTCTTCTATTTCTGGAATGAGGAAGCCGACGAAATACGTCTGGTCACTTCATTTGATACAACGGAAGAAGATATCGATACGTTTATCCGTATACTGAAAAATTAG